The genomic DNA CGCGAGGGCGATCTTGCGTTTGTTATCCATTGCTACTCCTGCTGATCGTAGGCACCGGCTTGTTCAAGGCTGTGTGCCGAAGAAAATGTTTGGCCCGTTCAGCGAGTGCCGGCGGTTGAGCCGACTTCGCCATAAACCCTTTCCACCTGCGCACGCGCATTGGTCGCCGCTGCCAACGATTCGAGGTATTGGCCACGAGCGACGATCAAGGTGCGCTGGGCATCCAGCACTTCGATGAAACCGAATTTGCCCATCTCGAAGCCGCGGGTTGCGGTCTCTACGGCTTGTTGGGCTGAAGGCAGAATGGTCTTGTCGTAGGACTCGACCTCCTGCATGGCGGTGGACCATTGGTTCAACGCGGTTTGGGTTTCGGTGCGCAGGCGCAGCTCAACAGCATTGCGCTGGTCCCGGGCCTGATCTGCACGACGAGAAGCGGAAAGAATGTTGCCCTGGTTACGATCGAACAGCGGCAAAGGCATAGACAGGCCCACAGTGTTGACCCGCTCGCGCACAGAGCGGTCGTACTGGCTACCTACACTGACAGTAAGGTTCGGGATACGCTGAGCTTTCTCTGAGCCGAGCGAGGCATCGCTCTTGTCTATCTGCACCACGGCCTGACGCATTTCTGCTGTTTGGTCGAGCTTAGCCAGCAGATCTTCAGTGCGAGGTGGCAAGCCCGGGGAGAGGGTTGGCGATTCGAGTCGATCAAACACGGTGACTGAGCTCCCGGTAATTTGAGCGAGCTGTTGGTAAGCGGTCGCTTTTTCCGTTTCTGCACGTCGAACTTGCAGCTGGGCTTCGGCCAGTTGCACTTGAGCGCGGGTCGCCTCCACTGGGGACGACTTACCTGCGCGAACACGGCCATCGACGATGCGAAGACCGCGCTCAGTCAGTTCGAGAGATTGCTTGGCCAGGTCGAGACCTGTCTGGGCCCGCAACGCGGCGTAAAAGGCTTGGACGACATCTGCACGCAGGCCGTTAACGCGACGGTCTAACTCAAGCTGTGCGGCGGTCTGCCCGTATGTGGCGACGTCAACACGAGCCCCCCGCTTACCGCCCAGCTCAAGGGTCTGGCTGAGAGAGACAGTCGTCTGGCTGGTGTTACGACGGGTGTCTTCCACGTCATACGAGATTGTGGGGTTGGGGATAAGCCCGGCCTGCTTGCGAGCACCATCAGCGATCCCAATTTCTTGCCTGGCCGCGGCCAGGTCTGGGTTGGCATCCATGGCCGTCGAAAGCGCCTGGGGCAAGCTGATGCTTTGGGCAAGGGCTGCAGGCGCCATCAACCCAGAGATGACTGCACAGAGTGCAGCGATCTTCCAGGGCGAGACGGGGGTCTTGGGTAAGACATTGCGGTTATACCGGGGCACTTTGATGGTCCTCGTGCACAAACTTCGATAAAGCTTGGCGAGAACGCCGAAACAGCTGCCAAGCCCCACTTGATTAGGTGATGGCACTCTAATGAGCGGTAGCTATCAGAGGGGTGGCTAGAAAATTACAATTCCGTAAGAATGTCCTGTAATGCCCGAAAATACTGGGAAACCAAACCCGACACGATGATTTCGTTACAAGCAACGGAGATGGCAAACACGCGGTGCGAAGGCCCGAACAACAGGTAGATGACGAAATTGTAATTTTCCTATCACCCCCCCGTTATCTTCGGCCTGCAAATATGAGCTCGCGCTACGCTAGGCGCGCCGCCTGGTCAGAACAATTAACGACACCCGCGCCGGTAAACATAATAAAAACTGCCGTGAATCAAAGGAGCATCGGATGAAAATCAAAGTACCACTGTATTTGGCGGCAGTTTCTGCGCTGTCTGGAAGCTATGCTATTTCGGCACAGGCAGAAGACAAGCCAGAAGGCTTCATTGAAGGCAGCAGCCTTACAGTGCTGAACCGTAACTTCTACTTCAACCGTGATAACCGCGACAGCACTGCCCCCACTTATAACAGTGGCAAGGGCAACACCAACGGCTACTCCGAAGCCTGGGCGCACGCGATCATCAGCAAATTCAACTCTGGGTTTACCCAGGGAACCGTTGGCTTTGGCGTTGATGCCTTCGCCATGATCGGCCTCAAGCTCGACACCGGTGATGGGCGCAACGGCGGCCGTAGCTCCTTCGACGTGCTACCCGTTGATAACAAGGGCGAAGCTCGCGACGAATACACCAAGGTCGGCGGCGCAGCCAAAGTCCGCTTGTTCGATACCATCGTGAAAGTAGGTGATGTTTTCCCATCGACTCCGGTCGTTGCATCCGGCGACTCTCGCCTGCTGCCAGAAAGCTTCCGCGGCGTGACCGTTGAGAACACCAGCATCCAAGGCCTCACCCTGCAGGGTGGTCGTCTGCATGCGATGAGCCAGCCGGTCTCAAGCAACCTGAACGACAACTTCGTGACGTTCTACGGCGGCCCGGTCAACTCGCCATGGATCGGTTACGGTG from Pseudomonas putida includes the following:
- a CDS encoding TolC family protein; the protein is MPRYNRNVLPKTPVSPWKIAALCAVISGLMAPAALAQSISLPQALSTAMDANPDLAAARQEIGIADGARKQAGLIPNPTISYDVEDTRRNTSQTTVSLSQTLELGGKRGARVDVATYGQTAAQLELDRRVNGLRADVVQAFYAALRAQTGLDLAKQSLELTERGLRIVDGRVRAGKSSPVEATRAQVQLAEAQLQVRRAETEKATAYQQLAQITGSSVTVFDRLESPTLSPGLPPRTEDLLAKLDQTAEMRQAVVQIDKSDASLGSEKAQRIPNLTVSVGSQYDRSVRERVNTVGLSMPLPLFDRNQGNILSASRRADQARDQRNAVELRLRTETQTALNQWSTAMQEVESYDKTILPSAQQAVETATRGFEMGKFGFIEVLDAQRTLIVARGQYLESLAAATNARAQVERVYGEVGSTAGTR